The Pseudomonadota bacterium genome window below encodes:
- a CDS encoding PEGA domain-containing protein: protein PVDAKRPVDAKRHADAKRHADAKRHAGRAAHSRSTRSRSGRAKRASSTVGPAHGILQVNTQPWSQVFVDGQLMGNTPQMRIPLRAGRHRVTLVNDDFDVRETFVVEIEPGGVVRKILKLKARK, encoded by the coding sequence CCTGTCGATGCCAAGCGCCCTGTCGATGCCAAGCGCCATGCCGATGCCAAGCGCCATGCCGATGCCAAGCGCCATGCCGGGCGGGCAGCGCATTCGCGTTCCACCCGTTCCCGGAGCGGCCGGGCAAAAAGAGCCTCGTCCACGGTGGGACCGGCTCACGGGATTCTGCAAGTCAACACGCAGCCCTGGTCGCAGGTCTTTGTCGACGGGCAACTCATGGGTAACACCCCCCAAATGCGGATCCCGTTGAGAGCCGGAAGGCATCGAGTGACACTGGTGAACGACGACTTCGACGTGCGCGAGACCTTTGTCGTCGAGATCGAGCCTGGCGGCGTCGTGCGAAAGATCCTGAAACTAAAAGCACGCAAGTAG
- a CDS encoding type II secretion system GspH family protein: MVWSRARKPRLCGLARTGMTMVETALLISVIGVVLAVWVPRFVRVLRTSKVAEASEQLAILHRAAAVYYEASHSTPHGVVRRCLPPAAGPTPPRPSTVPRDVDFASEAATGSPTWRALGYRPARPLRYRYTFVPTSAGCGLARDSQRPTLVTLRAEGDLDGDGELSLFEREITLDPEGRLVPLGGLFVRHRME; this comes from the coding sequence ATGGTCTGGTCGCGTGCCAGGAAACCGCGTTTGTGTGGGCTTGCCCGCACCGGAATGACCATGGTCGAGACCGCCCTGCTCATCAGCGTCATCGGCGTAGTCTTGGCCGTGTGGGTGCCGAGGTTCGTGCGCGTCCTGCGCACCAGCAAGGTAGCGGAGGCCAGCGAGCAGCTCGCGATACTGCACCGAGCCGCGGCAGTGTATTACGAGGCATCCCACAGCACGCCACACGGAGTCGTACGCCGGTGCCTGCCCCCCGCTGCAGGGCCAACGCCGCCCCGCCCCTCCACCGTGCCCCGCGACGTGGACTTCGCATCGGAAGCTGCGACGGGCTCGCCCACATGGCGCGCTTTGGGTTATCGCCCCGCGCGGCCGTTGCGCTATCGCTATACGTTCGTGCCCACAAGCGCCGGCTGCGGCCTCGCTCGGGACAGCCAGCGCCCGACGCTCGTCACACTGCGAGCGGAGGGCGACCTCGACGGGGACGGCGAGCTGTCGCTCTTCGAGCGGGAGATCACCCTAGATCCGGAGGGCCGTCTCGTGCCTCTCGGCGGGCTCTTCGTACGGCATCGGATGGAGTGA